A region of Salvia splendens isolate huo1 chromosome 17, SspV2, whole genome shotgun sequence DNA encodes the following proteins:
- the LOC121774642 gene encoding flowering time control protein FPA-like encodes MRPAGIPAPGYGGGGGGDMQRENPPSNNLWIGNVSQDVSEAELKALFEKYGKIDSVTTYSARNYAFLQFKEMEEARSAKLALQGFYFHGSSLKIEFAKPAKPCKSLWVAGISQSVSKEELENEFLNFGKIQEFRFLRDRSTAYVDYVALEDATQALKTMNGKQIGGAHIRVDYLRSQSSKRELGPDAPGRNMWIGHDSMSNYSDPNLAGTKRKNQFLPAGLQYGDAPHSKVLWIRYPPAVVIEEDMLHNAFILFGEIERIKTISDKSCAFVEFRSVEEARRAKEGLQGKLFNDPRILIEYFSGEFPGGRGQFSEYALQPGQMDILGLNHTALLGNNPGIPSLGIRGAELYVRPPLGPHSTFELQNPSPKTLMGGPSWNRLSPPPGIVSSPSIGFNIPNRSGPGTMDVFDANHFQRDSKRSRYETALPSERAELDEPYGLPLARSSGASGSMTRGMIGGSGQRHAEHDCIWRGLIAKGGTPVCHARCVALGDGLAADLPDVVNCSARTGLDLLSKHYEDATGFDIVFFVPDSEEDFASYTEFLRYLGSKDRAGVAKLDDGTTLFLVPPSDFLTKVLKVSGPERLYGVVLKFSDVALSSAPTNPQLSHPQYANPHKLTVPHTGYAPNQSEKWPLDNCRVLPEDPNMLPKVPTPVTGSFPAHSVPPATVATQSGLALTPELIATLTSLLPPNNASSGLQTASSLQTTSTLGAASHVTGGPDNVAPWKHEQQLVGQASHLLQQLGSQINPQLHHLQAAQTAHAGANAANQFHQMYIPNSQMNDHPINMATQGAASSKPVTPVFSSQSGHDINPYYLQGVSQDVLMGQGMDNGKDAQRLYNPSVVQQPGYPMASPNQLSGVPQPQPYMPLPSSRIEAAHQSQPPQGAPPSGATQESAETEADKNERYKSTLLFAANLLSRIHQPSGNQPEQGAGSH; translated from the exons ATGAGGCCGGCCGGGATTCCAGCTCCGGGctacggcggcggcggcggcggcgatatGCAGCGGGAGAACCCTCCCTCGAACAATCTATGGATCGGTAACGTGTCGCAGGACGTTAGTGAGGCTGAGCTGAAGGCGCTATTCGAGAAATACGGCAAAATCGATAGCGTGACGACGTACTCAGCTCGCAACTACGCATTCCTGCAGTTCAAGGAAATGGAGGAGGCGAGATCCGCGAAATTGGCTCTCCAGGGCTTCTATTTCCATGGAAGTTCCTTAAAAATCGAGTTTGCAAAACCG GCTAAACCTTGTAAAAGCTTGTGGGTGGCTGGAATAAGTCAATCTGTTTCCAAAGAAGAACTGGAGAATGAATTCCTCAACTTTGGAAAAATCCAGGAATTCAGGTTCCTCAGAGATCGGAGCACTGCTTATGTTGATTATGTTGCACTGGAGGATGCTACCCAGGCACTGAAGACAATGAATGGGAAACAGATTGGTGGGGCTCATATACGTGTGGATTATCTCAGGTCACAGTCTTCCAAAAGA GAGCTTGGTCCAGATGCTCCTGGTAGGAATATGTGGATTGGACATGATTCCATGAGCAATTATTCTGACCCTAATCTTGCTGGGACCAAAAGGAAAAAT CAATTCCTTCCAGCTGGATTGCAATATGGAGATGCACCGCATAGTAAAGTTCTATGGATAAGATATCCTCCTGCCGTTGTTATTGAAGAAGATATGCTCCATAATGCCTTCATTCTATTTggggaaatagagaggattaaGACAATTAGTGACAAGAGCTGTGCTTTCGTAGAGTTCAGAAGTGTCGAAGAAGCAAGGCGTGCCAAAGAAGGATTACAGGGAAAACTCTTCAATGATCCCAGGATATTAATTGAGTACTTTAGTGGAGAATTCCCTGGAGGGAGAGGACAATTTAGTGAATATGCACTTCAACCAGGTCAGATGGACATTCTTGGTCTTAACCATACCGCTTTACTAGGCAATAATCCTGGAATTCCATCCCTTGGAATTCGAGGAGCGGAGTTATATGTGAGGCCACCCTTAGGGCCTCATAGTACGTTTGAATTACAGAACCCTAGTCCCAAAACATTGATGGGAGGGCCGTCTTGGAATAGGTTATCTCCTCCACCTGGAATAGTTTCTTCTCCGTCAATAGGTTTCAATATACCAAACAGGTCCGGGCCTGGTACAATGGACGTTTTTGATGCTAACCATTTTCAAAGGGACTCCAAAAGGTCAAGGTATGAGACAGCTTTACCTTCAGAAAGAGCTGAATTGGATGAGCCGTATGGACTGCCTTTAGCTAGAAGTAGTGGAGCATCTGGTTCTATGACAAGGGGCATGATTGGTGGGTCCGGCCAGCGTCATGCTGAACATGATTGCATATGGAGGGGTCTTATTGCAAAGGGTGGCACACCTGTTTGTCATGCTCGATGTGTTGCTCTGGGAGACGGCCTTGCTGCTGATCT CCCTGACGTGGTTAATTGCTCTGCGCGAACTGGATTGGACTTGCTGAGCAAACATTATGAGGATGCTACTGGGTTTGATATTGTGTTCTTTGTACCTGACAGTGAGGAGGATTTTGCTTCGTATACAGAGTTCTTGAGATACCTGGGTTCAAAAGACAGGGCAGGAGTTGCGAAGTTAGATGATGGGACAACCTTATTTCTAGTGCCTCCATCTGATTTCTTGACTAAAGTTCTAAAAGTTTCAGGGCCGGAACGTCTTTATGGAGTTGTTCTCAAATTTTCTGATGTAGCTCTTAGCAGCGCTCCCACTAATCCGCAGTTAAGTCATCCTCAGTATGCAAATCCGCACAAATTGACTGTTCCACATACTGGATATGCTCCTAATCAATCAGAGAAATGGCCTTTGGATAACTGTAGAGTTCTCCCTGAGGATCCAAACATGCTTCCAAAAGTTCCTACTCCTGTAACTGGCTCTTTTCCTGCACACTCTGTTCCCCCAGCTACAGTTGCAACACAATCTGGCTTAGCTTTGACACCTGAACTCATTGCAACTCTGACATCACTACTTCCTCCAAACAATGCTTCTTCTGGTTTACAAACTGCATCATCACTGCAGACCACCTCTACGTTGGGTGCAGCATCACATGTTACTGGTGGTCCTGACAATGTGGCTCCCTGGAAGCATGAGCAGCAGTTGGTAGGTCAGGCCAGTCACCTCTTGCAACAGCTAGGTAGCCAGATCAACCCACAGTTGCACCATCTGCAGGCAGCTCAAACTGCTCATGCAGGTGCAAATGCAGCTAACCAGTTCCATCAAATGTACATTCCAAACAGCCAGATGAATGATCACCCAATCAATATGGCGACTCAAGGTGCTGCTTCATCTAAACCAGTAACACCTGTTTTTTCCTCGCAAAGTGGACATGATATCAACCCATACTATCTACAAGGGGTTTCTCAGGATGTCTTGATGGGTCAGGGGATGGATAATGGAAAAGATGCTCAGAGGTTGTATAACCCATCTGTTGTCCAGCAACCGGGTTATCCTATGGCTTCACCGAATCAACTTAGTGGTGTTCCCCAGCCACAGCCGTATATGCCATTACCTTCTTCCAGAATAGAGGCAGCACATCAAAGTCAGCCGCCTCAGGGTGCTCCTCCATCTGGGGCAACCCAGGAAAGTGCCGAAACAGAGGCTGACAAAAATGAACGTTACAAGAGTACACTTCTGTTTGCAGCTAATCTTCTCTCCCGAATACACCAACCATCGGGTAATCAACCGGAGCAGGGTGCAGGGAGTCATTGA
- the LOC121774961 gene encoding probable hydroxyacylglutathione hydrolase 2, chloroplastic has protein sequence MQMILCRAVPKAMASFPHSRPRKELCVWPGMGQLCLRKNLLYGFMRLFSMPFKTLRSVSRTVGGVSNFCSITNMSNSLQIEQVPCLQDNYAYLLHDMDTGTVGVVDPSEAVPIIDALNRKNWNLNYILNTHHHYDHTGGNLDLKERYGAKVIGSGLDKERIPGIDIALNDGDKWKFASHEVLVMETPGHTKGHISFYFPGSKSIFTGDTLFSLSCGKLFEGTPAQMLSSLRKIVALPDDTNIYCGHEYTLSNSKFALSIEPQNEELKSYASLIAHLRNKGLPTIPTSLGNEKLCNPFLRTSSVEIRKSLKIPESADDAEVLGAIRQAKDNF, from the exons ATGCAGATGATCCTCTGTAGAGCTGTACCTAAGGCCATGGCGTCCTTCCCTCACTCTAGGCCCAGG AAGGAGCTATGTGTGTGGCCCGGAATGGGACAACTTTGCCTTAGAAAGAATCTTTTGTATGGATTTATGAGGCTTTTTTCAATGCCATTCAAAACCCTACGCAGTGTTAGCCGGACGGTTGGAGGAGTCTCAAATTTTTGCAGTATCACAAATATGTCAAACAGCTTGCAAATTGAACAG GTACCTTGTCTTCAAGACAAttatgcttatcttttacatgATATGGACACTGGAACTGTTGGAGTGGTTGATCCTTCGGAAGCTGTTCCTATCATAGATGCATTGAACAGGAAAAATTGGAATTTGAATTACATACTCAACACTCATCATCATTATGATCATACTGGTGGCAACCTGGACTTAAAAGAAAGGTATGGTGCAAAG GTTATTGGTTCTGGTCTAGACAAGGAGAGAATTCCTGGCATTGACATAGCTTTGAATGATGGAGACAAATGGAAGTTTGCAAGCCATGAGGTGCTTGTGATGGAGACCCCTGGCCACACAAAAG GTCATATAAGTTTTTACTTTCCTGGATCGAAGTCAATTTTCACTGGAGACACTTTGTTCAGTTTATCATGTGGTAAACTTTTTGAAGGGACTCCCGCGCAG ATGCTCTCTTCCTTGAGGAAGATTGTGGCGCTGCCAGATGACACAAATATTTACTGTGGTCATGAATACACATTG AGTAATTCAAAGTTCGCCCTATCTATAGAACCTCAAAATGAGGAGTTGAAGTCGTATGCTTCCCTCATAGCTCACCTCCGTAATAAGGGCCTCCCAACG ATCCCAACCTCATTAGGAAACGAGAAGCTGTGTAACCCGTTTCTTCGTACATCAAGTGTGGAAATTCGGAAGTCACTCAAAATACCCGAGTCTGCAGATGATGCAGAGGTGCTAGGTGCCATCCGTCAAGCCAAGGACAACTTCTAG
- the LOC121775340 gene encoding 3beta-hydroxysteroid-dehydrogenase/decarboxylase-like produces the protein MPKEIGDSTDKHSKTCVVLGGRGFIGRALVERLLKLGNWIVRVADSHKSPELKPTEPLLTDAIASGRAAYFQVDVRDKSQIVEALRGVSVVFFTDSMDLFPQDFYLCYKVIVQGAKNVVKACRECGVKRLIHSSSADVVFDDVHDICGGDESLPYSGQFWDMVADLRTQAEALILSANGADDLLTCALRPCNVFGPGDPQLMPLLVNMAKSNWDKFIIGSGNNVSDFTYVDNVAHAHICAEESLSARIDTVSGKAFFITNLEPMKFREFAFLFLDRLGHPRPFFNIPPLVAEHIFSLIKLLHRKSDFKKLDPSISIYKLASCTRTFSCLAAQKHINYSPVVSLKEAMTLTVDSFSDLAIEPVFMRYRCSDEPSKIEKLLGGGQVADILLWRDERKTFICFALLGFMYYWFFLSGNTFVSSLAQLLLLTIILLCGHHVLQLSGYGSTVLRLPPSCFEISEVNVRSFFFAMKCMWDKVECLIKSLAQGEDWLIFFKVASFMYVFKWIVSQYLVHAIGLALVFVFSVCFVYEQYEEKIDEIAVIIYMIASKLTILLASKLPKPNSSYNPLTEKGSNRSLLDDRQ, from the exons ATGCCGAAAGAAATCGGTGATTCGACGGACAAACACTCGAAAACCTGCGTCGTTTTGGGCGGCCGGGGATTTATCGGCCGCGCATTGGTGGAGCGGCTGCTCAAACTCGGTAATTGGATCGTCCGAGTCGCCGATTCTCATAAGTCTCCGGAGCTCAAGCCTACAGAGCCGCTCCTAACCGATGCGATCGCCTCCGGCCGCGCCGCTTATTTCCAGGTTGATGTGCGGGATAAATCCCAAATCGTGGAAG CTTTGAGGGGAGTATCAGTTGTATTTTTTACTGACTCTATGGATTTATTTCCCCAAGATTTTTATCTTTGCTACAAAGTAATCGTTCAAg GTGCAAAGAATGTAGTGAAGGCTTGTCGAGAATGCGGAGTAAAACGGCTAATACACAGCAGTTCTGCTGATGTAGTTTTCGATGATGTACATGACATATGTGGTGGAGATGAATCCTTGCCATATTCTGGGCAA TTCTGGGATATGGTTGCTGACCTTAGGACTCAAGCTGAGGCGCTGATCTTGTCTGCAAATGGTGCTGACGACCTCTTAACTTGTGCGCTTCGTCCTTGCAATGTATTTGGACCTGGAGACCCGCAACTCATGCCCTTGCTGGTGAATATGGCAAAATCCAATTGGGATAAG TTTATTATAGGAAGTGGAAACAATGTGTCGGACTTCACATATGTTGATAATGTTGCTCATGCTCATATCTGTGCTGAAGAATCTCTAAGCGCTCGGATTGATACTGTGTCTGGAAAG GCCTTCTTTATAACAAATCTGGAGCCaatgaagtttcgggaatttgCATTTCTTTTCCTAGATCGTTTGGGGCACCCAAG GCCTTTCTTTAATATTCCACCTCTCGTAGCTgaacacatattttctttaataaaaTTGCTTCATCGGAAGTCAGACTTCAAAAAGCTTGATCCTTCTATCTCTATTTACAAGTTAGCTTCATGCACGAGGACATTTAGTTGTCTTGCTGCTCAGAAACATATTAATTACTCACCAGTTGTTTCCCTGAAG GAAGCGATGACACTAACTGTTGATTCATTCTCCGATTTGGCCATAGAGCCAGTTTTTATGAGATACAGATGCAGCGATGAACCATCAAAAATAGAAAAGCTGTTAGGCGGTGGACAAG TTGCTGATATTTTGCTGTGGCGTGATGAGAGGAAGACCTTTATATGTTTTGCATTGCTTGGTTTTATGTATTATTGGTTTTTCCTGTCTGGGaatacttttgtttcatctCTTGCCCAACTGCTGCTGCTAACCATCATATTACTTTGTGGGCACCATGTTCTACAGTTGTCTGG ATATggatccacagttcttagatTACCACCATCGTGTTTTGAGATCTCAGAAGTTAATGTGAGAAGCTTTTTCTTCGCGATGAAATGTATGTGGGATAAGGTGGAGTGCCTGATCAAGTCATTGGCTCAAGGAGAAGATTGGCTTATCTTTTTTAAG GTTGCATCTTTCATGTATGTTTTCAAGTGGATTGTTTCCCAGTACTTGGTCCACGCCATTGGTCTTG CTTTGGTCTTTGTGTTCAGTGTGTGCTTCGTGTACGAACAATACGAGGAGAAGATTGATGAGATAGCAGTAATCATATACATGATTGCCAGTAAGCTAACAATCTTGCTGGCTAGCAAATTGCCAAAACCTAACTCTAGCTACAATCCGTTGACGGAGAAGGGATCTAACCGTAGTTTGTTAGATGACAGGCAATAA